GAGGGCCATGCTGTCGTAGGACTCGTAGTGCAGGCGGCGCACCGGGCGCCCGCCCGACTGGTTGCGCACCGTGCCAATAAAGGAGTTGACCGCACCAGCCGTGTCGGTTTGCACGGCCGCCAGGGCGGCGGCAATGTCAATGGGCTGGTCGGTGATGGATAGGGTAGGGGTCATTGAATCAGTTGGCAGTTGGCAGTGAGCAGTTATCTAATATGGGAGAAATTTAAACTGTTCATTGCTCACTGATAACTGCTAACTGAAGCCTAGCCGCCGGCCACGGGCGGGATGAGGGCAATTTCGTCGACGGTGTGCAACGGCTGGTCGTGCGCCGCATACTCGTTGTTCACGGCCACGGCGCAGCTGCGCAGCTCGCCCAGGGCGGGATATTGGCGGCGCATTTCGGCCAGTAGCTCGCCCACGGTGGCCGGGGCCGGCGCGGGCAACTCAATCACGGAGGTGCCCACGATGTCGCGGGTGATGCCGAACAGGGAGATTTTTAATGACATATCTTTCGACGTAAACGTGTGGGCGAACCGGGGCCGCCGGTCCAGTGGCCCGCGGCACCCGCCGGGTCTGAACACCTTTGGCGCCGGGCGGGTTATCGCAGGCCGGCAGTCTTACGTACAGCCGCACAAAATTGGTGATAAACGTGCTTCCAACTCTTCTCAGCCCGGCCGCGCCGGCCGTCACGCCCCTCTACGACCAGCACGGCCGGCCGCTGGAGTACCTGCGCCTGGCCGTGACGGACCGCTGCAACCTGCGCTGCTTCTACTGCATGCCCGAAGAAGGCATCAAGTACATGCCCAAGCACGAGCTGCTGAGCTACGAGGAGATGCTGCGCCTCACGGGCCTGCTGGCGGGGTTGGGCGTGCGCAAAGTGCGCCTCACCGGCGGCGAGCCCTTCGTGCGGCGCGACCTGGTGCCCTTCATGGAGCGCCTGGCCGAGCTGCCCGGCATCGACGACATCAGCCTGACCACCAACGGCGTGCTCACGGCGCCGCACGTGCCCGCGCTGGCCCGCCTGGGCGTGAAGGCCGTGAACCTCAGCCTCGACACGCTGGACCGGGAGCGTTTCTTCCAAATAACGCGGCGCGACGAGCTGCCGCGCGTGATGGAAACCTTCTACGCGCTGCTGGAGGCTGGTATTCAAGTGAAAATCAATGCCGTGGTGATGGACGGCCAAAACATTGCCGACCTCATTCCGCTGGCCGAGCTCAGCCGCGACCTGCCCGTGGACGTGCGTTTCATCGAAGAAATGCCCTTCAACGGCGGCAGCCACGAAGCCGGCCCCGCCTCGCTGCCCTGGAACCACGTCCGCATTCGCCAGCACCTGGAAGCCCATTTCGGCGCCCTTATGCCCGTTAGCATGGCGGCGGGTGCCACCGCCTCGGAATACACCATTGCCGGGCACCAGGGTACGGTGGGCATCATCGCGGCTTATTCGCGCACCTTTTGCGGCACCTGCAACCGCCTGCGCCTCACGGCCGAGGGCGGCATCAAAACTTGCCTCTACGACCAGGGCGTGCTCGACACCCGCGCCCTGCTGCGCGGCGGCAAGTCCGATGAGGAAATCGTAGCGGCTCTATCGACCGCTTTCCGCCACCGCGCCGCCAACGGTTTCGAGGCCGAGCGGCACCGGCCCCTGCATCAGCTCAGCTTTGAGAGCATGGCCACCATCGGGGGCTAGGGCCGCCGCAATCGTTAGCTGAGCGCAGGCGAAATCCCGCGCCGTTGAAACGATGCCGTGTGTCTCAGGTCAGCAGCCCATTAGGTGAACTACTGTTGGGCTGCGCGTGCGCAGGTGCTCACCCGCGCTGCAAAACGGGTGCGCACGGTGGTGGAAAATAGTATCGTTGCTATGAGTTTGTTTAAATTTATTCATTTTTTAATCATGTGTTAGTAAGATGGTTAGCCTGCATTAAGGACATATCTTTGTTGCCTTATTATTTATACATTATTTAGGCAATGTCCTTTTCTACTCGTCTTTCTGCTTCTGATACCCCCGCTCCGGCCCCGGCCGAAGTTGAAGTGCGTAGCAGTAAAACGGCAGAAGATGAGATACTTGCTTTGCGGCAGGCTTTGGCGGCTGCCCAGGCCGAAGCCGCTACCGCCGCCCAGCGCCTCGAAGAGCAGCAGGATTTCTACGAGACCATTCTCAACAACCTGAAAGTGGAGGTGGTGGCCTTCGATACCGAGCACCGCTACCAGTTCGTGAATGCCCTGTGCTTCAAAGACCCGCACATGCGGCGCTGGGTGATTGGCAAAAACGACTTCGACTACTGCGACCTGCGCGACCTGCCCGTGGAGCTGGCCGAGAACCGGCGCCTGGCCTTTGCCAAGGCCGTGCAGTCGCACACCGAGTCGCGCTGGGAAGAAACCTTGCCGTCGGCCACCGGACCGCGGCGCATCCTGCGGCAGTTCATTCCTGTGTTTCGGCCCGATGGGCAGCTGCGCATGGTGGTGGGCACCGGCACCGACATCACCAAGCGCTGGCTGGCCGAGCAGAAGCTGGCCGAGCAGCGCGAATTCTACGAATTCACCCTCGACCACATTCCCTGCGACCTCGGTGTGTTCGACGCGCAGGGCCGTTACCTGTACGTGAACGCCGTGGGCATCAAGGACCCCGTGCGCCGCCGCTGGGTCATCGGCAAAGACAATGTGG
This DNA window, taken from Hymenobacter sp. 5317J-9, encodes the following:
- a CDS encoding MoaD/ThiS family protein, whose protein sequence is MSLKISLFGITRDIVGTSVIELPAPAPATVGELLAEMRRQYPALGELRSCAVAVNNEYAAHDQPLHTVDEIALIPPVAGG
- the moaA gene encoding GTP 3',8-cyclase MoaA, translating into MLPTLLSPAAPAVTPLYDQHGRPLEYLRLAVTDRCNLRCFYCMPEEGIKYMPKHELLSYEEMLRLTGLLAGLGVRKVRLTGGEPFVRRDLVPFMERLAELPGIDDISLTTNGVLTAPHVPALARLGVKAVNLSLDTLDRERFFQITRRDELPRVMETFYALLEAGIQVKINAVVMDGQNIADLIPLAELSRDLPVDVRFIEEMPFNGGSHEAGPASLPWNHVRIRQHLEAHFGALMPVSMAAGATASEYTIAGHQGTVGIIAAYSRTFCGTCNRLRLTAEGGIKTCLYDQGVLDTRALLRGGKSDEEIVAALSTAFRHRAANGFEAERHRPLHQLSFESMATIGG